Proteins from a genomic interval of Pseudomonas asplenii:
- the rraA gene encoding ribonuclease E activity regulator RraA, giving the protein MNHYVTPDLCDAYPELVQVLEPMFSNFGGRDSFGGEIVTIKCFEDNSLVKDQAELNGNGKVLVVDGGGSLRRALLGDMIAEKAAKNGWEGLVIYGCIRDVDVIAQTDLGVQALASHPMKTDKRGIGDLNVPVTFAGVTFRPGEYVYADNNGVIVSPTPLKMPE; this is encoded by the coding sequence ATGAACCATTACGTCACTCCCGACCTGTGCGATGCCTATCCGGAGCTGGTGCAGGTGCTTGAGCCGATGTTCAGCAACTTCGGTGGCCGCGACTCCTTCGGTGGCGAGATCGTGACCATCAAGTGTTTCGAGGATAACTCCCTGGTCAAGGACCAGGCCGAGCTCAACGGCAATGGCAAGGTGCTTGTCGTCGATGGCGGTGGTTCGCTGCGGCGTGCGCTGCTTGGTGACATGATCGCCGAGAAAGCGGCGAAGAATGGTTGGGAAGGGCTGGTGATCTATGGCTGTATTCGCGATGTCGATGTGATCGCGCAGACCGACCTGGGGGTACAGGCCCTGGCCAGTCACCCGATGAAAACCGACAAGCGCGGTATCGGCGACCTGAACGTGCCGGTGACCTTCGCGGGTGTCACTTTCCGGCCGGGTGAATACGTGTATGCGGACAACAATGGGGTGATCGTCTCGCCCACTCCGCTGAAAATGCCTGAGTAA
- a CDS encoding alpha/beta fold hydrolase encodes MQSSSDLFPVALLSAERRGDLSEDVYRLKPGNSPDLTVELAVTRLGLADEPQARGVPVILLHGSFSNRRFWFSPKGIGLGAYLARAGFDVWVAEMRGHGLSVRNQDYRKNRVADYARYDLPAIAAFVREQSGQIPHWIGHSLGGTTLAAALGGQYLGAPAVASAALFGCQVSRTYWPLKIPPVEWSGRLLLKRFAHLSGSRLKRGPEDEPIGLALESMRWYGLFGRFGDKERNWWEGLAEVDVPVLAVSAEGDRQDPAWACRKLFEQIGSPLKRFICLGREAGFSSPFGHVEMLVSKPAQAEVWPLVADWLRDPQAFLPVQSAEVQPAL; translated from the coding sequence ATGCAAAGCAGCAGTGATCTTTTTCCGGTGGCTTTGCTCAGCGCCGAGCGTCGTGGCGACCTGAGCGAAGATGTCTATCGTTTGAAACCGGGCAACAGCCCCGATCTCACCGTCGAGCTGGCGGTGACCCGCCTTGGGCTGGCCGACGAACCGCAGGCCCGTGGCGTGCCGGTCATTCTCCTGCATGGCAGTTTTTCCAACCGACGTTTCTGGTTCTCGCCCAAGGGCATTGGTCTGGGCGCCTATCTGGCGCGCGCCGGTTTCGATGTCTGGGTTGCGGAGATGCGCGGCCATGGCCTTTCCGTGCGCAACCAGGATTATCGCAAGAACCGCGTCGCCGATTACGCCCGTTACGATCTGCCGGCCATCGCGGCTTTCGTTCGTGAGCAGAGTGGCCAGATTCCCCACTGGATCGGCCACTCCCTGGGTGGCACGACCCTGGCGGCTGCTCTGGGCGGCCAGTACCTGGGCGCGCCAGCAGTGGCCTCGGCGGCCTTGTTCGGTTGCCAGGTCAGTCGTACCTATTGGCCCTTGAAGATTCCGCCGGTGGAGTGGAGCGGGCGTTTGCTGCTCAAGCGCTTCGCCCATCTGTCGGGCTCGCGTCTCAAACGCGGGCCGGAGGATGAGCCGATCGGCCTGGCGTTGGAAAGCATGCGTTGGTATGGCCTGTTCGGTCGTTTCGGTGACAAGGAGCGCAACTGGTGGGAGGGTCTGGCCGAGGTCGATGTACCGGTGCTGGCGGTGAGCGCCGAGGGTGACCGGCAGGACCCGGCATGGGCCTGTCGAAAGTTGTTCGAGCAGATCGGTTCGCCGCTCAAGCGCTTTATCTGCCTGGGTCGCGAGGCCGGGTTCAGCTCGCCATTCGGGCATGTCGAGATGTTGGTCAGCAAACCGGCGCAGGCCGAAGTCTGGCCGTTGGTTGCCGATTGGCTGCGCGATCCGCAGGCTTTTCTGCCGGTTCAGTCAGCCGAGGTTCAGCCAGCGCTCTGA
- the ppsA gene encoding phosphoenolpyruvate synthase: MVEYVVSLDKLGVHDVEHVGGKNASLGEMISNLAGAGVSVPGGFATTAQAYRDFLELSGLNDQIHAALDALDVDDVNALAKTGAQIRQWIMEAEFPERLNSEIRTAFAALSAGNPDMAVAVRSSATAEDLPDASFAGQQETFLNIRGVENVIRAAKEVFASLFNDRAISYRVHQGFDHKLVALSAGVQRMVRSETGTAGVMFTLDTESGFRDVVFITGAYGLGETVVQGAVNPDEFYVHKNTLAAGRPAILRRNLGSKAIKMIYGDEAKAGRSVKTVDVDKADRARFCLSDAEVSELAKQAMIIEKHYQCPMDIEWAKDGDDGKLYIVQARPETVKSRTQANVMERYLLKETGTVLAEGRAIGQRIGAGKVRIIKDVSEMDKVQPGDVLVSDMTDPDWEPVMKRASAIVTNRGGRTCHAAIIARELGIPAVVGCGNATELLKDGQGVTVSCAEGDTGYIFEGELGFDIKKNSVDAMPELPFKIMMNVGNPDRAFDFAQLPNAGVGLARLEFIINRMIGVHPKALLNYAGLPLEIKESVDKRIAGYDDPVGFYVEKLVEGISTLAAAFWPKKVIVRLSDFKSNEYANLIGGKLYEPEEENPMLGFRGASRYISESFRDCFELECRALKRVRNEMGLTNVEIMVPFVRTLGEASQVVELLAANGLARGQDGLRVIMMCELPSNAILADEFLEHFDGFSIGSNDLTQLTLGLDRDSGIIAHLFDERNPAVKKLLSNAIQACNKAGKYIGICGQGPSDHPDLARWLMEQGIESVSLNPDSVLETWFFLAEGQA, encoded by the coding sequence TTGGTAGAGTACGTAGTTTCCCTCGATAAGCTCGGCGTCCATGATGTGGAGCACGTAGGGGGCAAGAACGCATCCCTTGGCGAGATGATCAGTAACCTCGCGGGCGCCGGTGTGTCGGTTCCCGGCGGCTTTGCCACTACGGCTCAGGCGTATCGTGATTTTCTCGAACTCAGCGGCCTGAACGACCAGATCCATGCAGCGCTCGACGCGCTGGATGTCGACGACGTCAATGCCCTGGCCAAAACCGGCGCGCAGATCCGCCAGTGGATCATGGAAGCCGAATTCCCCGAGCGTCTCAACAGCGAGATCCGCACCGCTTTCGCCGCGCTGTCGGCGGGCAATCCGGACATGGCCGTGGCCGTGCGTTCCTCGGCCACCGCCGAAGACCTGCCGGACGCCTCCTTCGCTGGCCAGCAGGAAACCTTCCTGAACATCCGCGGCGTCGAAAACGTCATCCGCGCGGCCAAGGAAGTGTTCGCTTCGCTGTTCAACGACCGCGCCATTTCCTACCGCGTGCACCAGGGCTTCGACCACAAGCTGGTGGCCCTGTCGGCTGGCGTGCAGCGCATGGTCCGTTCGGAAACCGGTACCGCCGGCGTGATGTTCACCCTCGACACCGAGTCGGGCTTTCGTGACGTGGTGTTCATCACCGGCGCCTACGGTCTGGGTGAAACCGTCGTGCAGGGTGCGGTCAACCCGGACGAGTTCTACGTTCACAAGAACACCCTGGCTGCCGGTCGCCCGGCGATCCTGCGCCGCAATCTGGGTAGCAAGGCAATCAAGATGATCTACGGCGACGAGGCCAAGGCCGGTCGTTCGGTCAAGACCGTCGACGTCGACAAGGCCGACCGCGCGCGCTTCTGCCTGAGTGACGCCGAAGTCAGCGAGCTGGCCAAGCAGGCGATGATCATCGAGAAGCACTATCAGTGCCCGATGGACATCGAGTGGGCCAAGGACGGTGACGACGGCAAGCTGTACATCGTCCAGGCGCGTCCGGAAACCGTGAAGAGCCGCACCCAGGCCAACGTCATGGAGCGCTACCTGCTCAAGGAAACCGGCACCGTGCTGGCCGAAGGTCGTGCCATTGGCCAGCGCATCGGCGCCGGCAAGGTGCGGATCATCAAGGACGTGTCCGAGATGGACAAGGTCCAGCCCGGCGACGTACTGGTCTCCGACATGACCGACCCGGACTGGGAACCGGTGATGAAGCGCGCCAGTGCCATCGTCACCAACCGTGGCGGGCGTACCTGCCACGCGGCGATCATCGCCCGTGAGCTGGGTATTCCGGCGGTGGTCGGTTGCGGCAACGCCACCGAACTGCTCAAGGACGGCCAGGGCGTCACCGTGTCCTGCGCCGAAGGCGACACCGGCTATATCTTCGAAGGCGAACTGGGCTTCGACATCAAGAAAAACTCCGTCGATGCCATGCCGGAACTGCCGTTCAAGATCATGATGAACGTCGGCAACCCGGATCGTGCCTTCGACTTTGCGCAGTTGCCGAACGCCGGTGTGGGCCTGGCCCGCCTGGAGTTCATCATCAACCGCATGATCGGTGTGCACCCCAAGGCGTTGCTGAACTACGCCGGGCTGCCGCTGGAAATCAAGGAAAGCGTCGACAAGCGCATCGCCGGCTACGACGACCCGGTCGGTTTTTATGTCGAGAAGCTGGTTGAAGGCATCAGCACCCTGGCGGCCGCATTCTGGCCGAAGAAGGTCATCGTGCGTCTGTCGGACTTCAAGTCCAACGAATACGCCAACCTGATCGGCGGCAAGCTCTACGAGCCGGAAGAAGAAAACCCGATGCTGGGCTTCCGTGGCGCTTCGCGCTACATCAGCGAATCGTTCCGTGACTGTTTCGAGCTGGAGTGCCGTGCACTCAAGCGTGTGCGTAACGAAATGGGCCTGACCAACGTCGAGATCATGGTGCCGTTCGTCCGTACCCTCGGCGAAGCCAGCCAGGTGGTCGAACTGCTGGCGGCCAACGGCCTGGCCCGCGGCCAGGACGGCCTGCGCGTGATCATGATGTGCGAGCTGCCGTCCAACGCGATTCTGGCCGACGAGTTCCTCGAACACTTCGACGGTTTCTCCATCGGCTCCAACGACCTGACCCAGCTGACCCTGGGCCTGGACCGCGACTCGGGGATCATCGCGCACCTGTTCGATGAGCGTAACCCGGCGGTGAAGAAGCTGCTGTCCAACGCCATCCAGGCCTGCAACAAGGCCGGCAAGTACATCGGTATCTGCGGCCAGGGGCCTTCCGACCATCCGGATCTGGCGCGCTGGCTGATGGAACAGGGCATCGAAAGCGTGTCCCTGAACCCCGATAGCGTGCTGGAAACCTGGTTCTTCCTGGCCGAAGGCCAGGCGTAA